The window atgtatagcttttgaaaccatagggggttatgtaaaaaaagggtaaatcataggggggtaaaatgtaatttacccttaaaaattAGAAGTATTAATTGTCTTCTGCCTCATAGTACATCTAATTTTTTTGTTCCTATTTCTGAACTAGCAAATTTGAACTTTTAAGCATTCAATGTAGAGATGACATGCAGAAGGAATCAAAGCCTATAAAGAAATTacaatgtgtgtgtgtgtatgcaTGCATGTATAGGACATACTAATGTGATTTGGCAAGAACTCAAAATTTGAATGTGGCTCACTGAGCCGAATAAAAAAAcagtagcaaaagttgttatagttccccttttttttttcttttaaataacttGCAACCACTAAGGGTCCGTTTGGTTCACGGATCGGATGAGATGGGATGACTCAACGTTAGATTATTAATCCCGGGTTGAGTCATCTCCGGATAAATAATTCAAGTTATCTAGTGTTTGGTTGGTTATATGATATATTGGGAAATAATCTTGTCCAATGTTTGGTTGAAGATTGGATGAGGTAGGATTACTATTTTAATGACCAAAGCACTCCTTAATTTGTAGATTctttttcataaaataatttaatattttataaaatatcaataaaataatttaatatttttaaataaaataatttaataaaaatttgatacttataacttttattaaaatAGAATAGTTTGAAACTTTAAAATTATAGAGTAAATAAAGGGTTTTGATATAAAAATTTGCATTCACTCAAACTTAGCCCATTCGGGCCGTAAATTTTGACCAAGTTTTGAACCTAAATGtgaaatccaattaaataatgggCCAAGTTTTGGCTAGTTTAAgattaaatcaattaaaacctAACTCATTTAAGAGTTTTACATAAATTGAGCTCAAGCTAATATAGAAGATTTTTCTTTGGATTGAGTTTGAACTTATTGAAGTCCTCATTCACAAAATTCAATTGATAAGATTATGTAttctataaaatttgatttagaTAATAAGTTTAGTATGGGTAATTTAGTCCAAGGGCAATATAGTCCTTCTGTTATAATGTTAGTgtggcaaattagtcaaaaaaatttACATTAATTAATAGGGATaagtcaaaatttttaaaataatgaataggggcaaattagttaaaaatttttaatataattaGTAGGGGCTAATTAGTCCAGTTATTATCATATTATTATGTGAGAGTATGGTTATATAATAGTCCGTAtgaatttgaattatttataaggacaaattagtccaaatattGTTATGTTGGTAGCAGGGGcaaattagtttaaaaaatttaaaattaattagtaagggcaaattagtccattcatattattttatcatgttggagtagggttatataattataagagtataaatttatattttttataaagaTAAATTAGGATAAATTAGTCTAAAATTTTATCATCCTATGTGTTAGTCATCTCAAGATGACTAATCACACCTCTCCTATGGGATTATTTATTCCATGAATAGAGGATTAATTCGGTTAGATAGGATGTGTCATCCTATGTATAAAATGCAACCAAATATGGGATGACATAGGATGATTAATCCAATCCTGTGATCCCATGAACCAAACGGACCCTAAAGAATTGGATCCTATCCTTGCATTATAAACGGAGAATTTTTAATTATCCCACTGGTGTTTGTAGAGTGAAATTAATGgtgaaatttgatttaatttaacaGAAATTAAGCAAATTGATTGTGGGTCTTAAGTATATAATtattcttaaaattttttatgtttttagaCGTTATTGTTTTCGTGCATGTCTAGatttattattttagtatttgcaCTTAAGATTGTAAGTATAACTGAGAATTGTTAAAGTTCCAATTACCAATGGAACAGACCCTCTGTAATCACACAGTGCAACCCTATCCATCCCTCCAACTGCTCTCCACCCACCAAATCTCTAGCATTTTCAAACTTCACCTACTAAAATACCTGTACTAGGATTTTTGAACTAGTATCATGTTAAGATTAAGAATTGTACAAACACTCAATGTCACCAGTTctgacaacaacaacaaaaagggTGCAATGAATTATACCATTGTCATATTGAGCCAGTTCCGCCACAGCCCTCCGTTACGTAAATTAACTATTAaagttttgaaatgaaattttgcaTACACTGAAGCAAATACCAAAAATGGAAATCATTTTCATATGAAAGACATTTTGTAACATGTATTTTGAATTTTATAAGCTCATTCAGTGCAAATGTCAAGtctcaaaaatcaaataaaagtaaaagcattgaaactaaaaaaaatcaacattttgtttccaaaataaaagaaacaaaaggtgTAAACTGAAAACTCAATCGAAACAATTTGGTCCAAGTCTATTAACTGCAATTTACTGAATTTATTCAGTCTTAAAAAAGGTAGAGATTttagctaaacaagtaacctCACATGAAAATTCAATTTTCATATTTGAGAAATTCTATTTGAGAAGAACTGCCAAGTGTCAAATCCtagtttgatttaaaaaaaattcagattgcATTCCAAAAAAGAGAACATtttattcaaatgaatcaaaaaaaaatttttaataaccCGGAACATGCTCTGACTCAGGCCACTTTAGACTCGAACCAACACACCAAACCGAGAGGATATGCCGCTACCCCCCACGATGCACCCAAGTTAAATATGGGATTTCAAATCCAAGGTCAGTTGAAGAGCCCGCTTATTGTTGGACTTCCCCCTCAAATTGAATCCTACAAGATAATTCTAAGTTCAATTGGTCTCCAACATCACATCTCTTCAAAATATTGACTGCAATGACAAATcacacattttttcttttatctttagTTTTGATTACAGCAAGTTTCTTGGAATCTCAGCGGTTATTTGGCATTTACGAATTCGTAGTCTATCCAAGACTAGGACCCGGCCATGTCTTTTTGCTTACTTTACTTTTGCTGGGCCAAAAAGAGATAGTGGCTGTTAGTGCACTTGCATTTTGCATGAAATCTGCTGCAGTGGTCGTCTTGTTCTTGCAGAGGGGAATAAATATGGAAGACGTGTCCGAAAAAAGTAAAATACTAAAATGTGGAAGACGTATGGCCCAAAGTTGGTGTGTCATAGTTTACTCCATTGTCAAAGTCTAGCATATTaatttgtaagaaaatcatgatAAATCAATATCagcccttatatatatataatagtaTAAGCAGAAGAATTCGAAACTCAgatctctcacttacactccctTCCCCAATATCAGCCATTAACTAAGATATTTTAGCCACTGTAAATGGATTCAGAGCCTTCCAAATTGAGTTGTTGTCTAACTCAAACATATTGTGCAATTCTTATAATATTTGGTGTAAATTGGCACACttttgttgtaatatttgagtttgtaattgATACAACTAAAAGTGTGCAAAATTCACAATTACACCGATATTATACAAGTTTATACGCGATATTATTACATTTATAAAGCATGTTTAAACTAAAACTTGTGGTGCCCAAATCCATTGTAAACTTATATATTGCATTTATAACCCATTAAGATCATGTAGTTGTTTCACCATTTTATGGACAACGCTGACTCCTAGGTATAGCTCCATAAATTTAAGGGTAAAAATTTAACAACCTTCTTAAAGAAACTTGCATTTGGAACTAGAGCCTGTAAAGAAATTACAGTCTGTAAGTTGACATTAGATTCAGCAAGCTACATAAAATTAGCAATAACAAAGTTGGGACATGATAGGTTTCGGGTctgtataataataaaaacctactcaaataaaatacaaatttatataTAGCGGTAAGTAAGGACGAATTCATAGAAATTGgtgataattcgtttcttctagagttcagaATATGGAGGAAATTTTTAGACAACTTAGAAACAACCCACTAATtaattaaagaaataattaacGAAATAAATAGGAATTAAATCAACAATAAATATGATTATAgccaaaggtgcaacttttcagGTACAcacaactgatcatcgatgcaaataTAATTCAGttactcattaatagattggttatagtcaTCAACAAGTTCTAATAGCCaacttttccttactttttcaaTAGCCAAGGTATGACCATTAACTATTTTTCTAACCAATAAACAACTCTAGGTACGatcgtaagatttaattccatgattgcattaagaattagaaaagtcCAATCTTAATCAagaaacacgctacgagggtttgtttaagttagaccATAAGTTTTCCTAACATTGGACTaatcacgctagtcgccactAGTATTAACCAatcaaataattatgaatttaatcGGTTAATATGGCAATAGATTATTAAATTAATTTGAATATCTGGCTcctgacattcaaataacaaaaataatcatAAGAAATTAATTTAGAAAACgtacgaataccaataaataaaagaacaattaaaattaatttgatCTTATAAATGTTTGAAACAGCATCTTCAAGTCGTCCTTTgactagaaaaggaaatttaacTACTCATGGTTGAGAAAAATCTCAATGCAAGAGTTTGAGCAATTTCGATGGACATGCGGCTGCCAAGGAAGAAACCCGAGAAAGCGTCAATCATCCTCTCTAAAGAGTCATGATTCTCTCCCCCCGAAATTACTTCTTGCTTCGGAAGTATTAATCAATCCGGATGCcggcttccttttttttttttagtttcctaCTTGACATCTACTACTAATACTAATAAAACATATTTcctaaataaaagaaagaaattacaaGAGATAATATCTCATGTTTCCTAATCCAATACTACTACTAATAAATATAATTAGCGTCTTCCCAAATCTTTCAAAAGCTGTCCATAGTTGACTCGAATTAGGAAACCTACGTGCAGAAAATTCTCGAGTCTTCTAGACTTGAAAACAAGTCCTAAACATGCCAGCACCAAAATAATTCTTGACATGCTGAAAAATAGTCCCTTTTATCACTTTTTGCTCATATTCTTACAATTGATACCATTAATCAAATATCAGTAGAATccgacaattaaaacaatatttagctagaataaaaggggaaataatcATAAATTGAATAACAATTTTGGACCCTATCAAGACAATAAAGTTTTCAAGCGTACTGATCAGAGTAGATAATCATacctgaaaatgaaaaatgggatATTAATTTCATGACACCTCTTAAAATCTTCAGtattttttgtttgcttcctAGACCtctattttatatattttgaactaTTATGTTATCAACCTTAGTTCCTaaatttgaagttgaagatcAGAAATAAGTacatgcaaaccaaagaaaaaaaaatatgatattaGACATGAATGTGCCCAGGATCGAATTGTAGATAGGATCATAGAATCAGAACCCTTTCTTGGATCGTTTTAGAAGTCATACGATCGAATCCTAGGTAGAATCATAGAATCTTAAGATCTgactgaaaataaaaaaaaatgacattttatttatttataagcTTATTGTTCATGGAACCATATGCAAATACATGTAGAAAATGTAGTTgtaaataaaaaagtaaagttCTTCAACTAAATGTATAATTTCTAATATCATACGCCAATTGAATAAAGTCGAAGCCAtgaatttattatatttttggctaaaaattaaaactaaatatCATGCATCTAAATTTGTGAAATATAAGACTTTGAATTACAATTTATTAAGACAGCTTTTAAGTTCATAGAGTAAATCTCATACACATTTGGATTTGTCGATTGGTCTTTTAGggggaaaattagggttttttgtgACTGTAATTTTAGAAGGAAAGTTGAAAATGGGTACTTTTGCTTTCAGCCAGGAATGAAGTATGTTTTTcgattttgcccttaaaaataTGCCCACATGAGAGAGACGTGCTATTTTCAGTCGGAGAAATGAGCAAATACGAGCGTTAAAACCAAAATTGATCATAATTTATATATTAGGGACGATTCTGACTAATTTTCAATGTCGggaactaaaatttttttttgtgaaaatgttaggaaccaatttggcaaatttcccaTTAGAAAATGCATTAGCAAAAattgtacatttttttttttttgaaaagaccAATCAAACAAGGCCTCACAatcttatcaaaaaaaaaaaaaaaaaacaaggccTCGCAATCAAACTCAAATGATGTAAGAATGTTATGGGTCTAGATAGTTTGCATTATCTCGTAATTGCAAACCTGGACTTAGACTTTATCTGCAGCAAAATCTTGTTTGTCCTTTTCATCTCATGATTGACGTTGAAAATAGATGCAGCACCTTAGACTTTGCTGTCAAAACAATTTACGAGCAATGTGGCTTAAAGAAATTAATTGGCAATTTACGAGCAACACTAGTTATCAAATTTTATGATAAAGAAATTAGACTTCCATCATGAAATTAATTAACAATAAACGGAGTGTCCTAAAATCAATTGGCAACACGTTGAATGGTCCAAAATGTTATATATATGACTAAAAATCCTTGAAAtattaatgtgaaatatttttAGTCTCCTAACACTGACTTTCAGGTGACTAACCAAATGGGGTTAAATCAATAGAGAATGAGGCAATTCTCAAATGGGATGAAACGAATAGAGAAAAAGGCAAGTGGGGTAACAGTATCCAGGCAGGCCGAACTCTGATACcaagattaaaaaaattgattttcatCTTAAAATCAATTGGTAATGAGTTTTGCAACACTCAATatcttattatatatatatatatatatggttggAAATCCTTAAAATATCACTATAGGACAGTTTCATCGCCTAACACTCTATAGCCTCCTTTCAGATTACTAGTCAAATACATATATTTGGGGGCGAGCTTAAAATGCGCCAAATTTAGAGGGGCCTAAGCTTGGCTTTTAATGAAATCAGGCCTGACATGCACAAGCTCAACCTCGATAAGGCACATTTGATAAAAACTAAAAgttgaaatatgaaattttattaCAGAAGTCTTAATGTATCGAGTTCAGTAAGGCAAGTTTATTTGATAATCAGTCGAATGTTAACACTGCTGAATTGAAATATTTCATTCAATGTGTGTATTGTATAGTTTAATaatgattttatattatattaatttttcatACCGAATAACGACACCTCTACCTAAACTTAATTGTCAACTATGTGTCCCATGATAACTTCGAAAGGAAGGCACCAAcgaaacctttttttttcttccctttttcctttttgtagttgGCAAGTAGCTTGGCTGGTGTACTGATGATGGCTTCCGAGTGTGCGGGGTTTGGGGCTTGGTAATGGTGACTTGTCCGTGTGGGTGAAGAAGAGCCAGCAGTCTGTTTGGGTGGAGATTTGCCAATTGCCCATTCGGTTGCTTGGAAAGTTAGGGGTGGAGGGAGCTTAGGAATGTGATGGTAGGCAGAACTATTACAACACTGTCGAAGATAGATACGGAATATAAGCAGGTCTCGGAAAACTAGCATTAAATATTTGCTCGAGAACTTGACATTTTTCCTTGAATTAGTTTCTTTGAAGTATAAGAATGACACCGTAATATAGTAGtgacaatttaagaaaataacaTGACGACAAAATTCCAATTTTAAAGCTAAATTACGAAAAGAAAGGAGGCTACACAGTATTAGGGCCGGCCAAGGTAACCAATTAATACAGCCTTGAAGAACTAACACAGCTGCTTCTCCAACAGCTGAGAGTCAACAACTGGCATTACAGGAGGAGAGTATGATGCATACCGATACAAAGTAACAGCACCAACCAACATGAGAACTACGGTTACCATATGTTTATTTTCCCACATCAGGTAAGCCACAACTTGCATTATCGATTCCAACATAATATCCCATATGCTAACATCATAAGCTATGTGCAAGGATTGAGCAACTGTGTGAAGATCCATGGTAAATCCTACCAAGGCAAACAGGGTGCAGAGATTGAATCCCAAAAGTTGACGTAATGCCATGGCAGCAGACGTAGCAATCACATCAACCACCAATTTGCCAAGGTTTCCTATGCATTTCTGTTGCGCATGACGATGAATAACAAAGCTACACAGGAGCAAGCCAAAATAAATATAGCCACAGATGAAAAGGATCAACATACCATACCCCGAATATTCCCGCAGTACAACAATGGAACTTAATCCTATAGCTGTTCCCACCACGCTGACAATGAACCAGAAACATTCCCCGTGTCCTGCAATTTAGAACCACCAATATAAAAAATAacagaataaataaaaatagcTCTCCAAATCTGCATTGACCAACACTTAGAAGCTACTGCTAAACGTTTCTAGTAGCAGCACTTTATTTCCCTAAGCAAGTTCATCCTGCTGTATGAAAGTCCACCATAAAATCTTCAAGTATGCCCACATACTAAATGTACACCACGAATAGAGGTTCAGGCAAGTGCTACATGTACGTCACATCAATTTAACCACAATATCACAAGGCAGTAATATAGAGAAATCCAGAAGCCGAAATACTTGTTGCAGATGCTCAGGCAAGTAACAATCATGCTTcactataaaaaaattttccccgATTCCGTTTTAGCTCTACTAGATCTTTGATTGATTACATAAAAACTTAAATGATTGGTTAACAATGAACCAGAAAggaaaaattcaagatttaGGGGTCACCAGAAGCCGATTGATTTGTTTCACAACTTTGGAGAGCTTCTTCAATAGATACCCAGCATAACACAACGAGGAACGGTAAAGGGTGATTCTTTTCCAGAAGATCTCACAAGCTAAACGATTAAGTGATAATAAATCATTTAGCAAAACAAAATAGATATAGGCAAAATTCCATTTACCTCCTATTCATTTTAACCATCCATCCCAAGTTTTATCACTTTGAATTTCTTATGGAATTATATGATATCTTGGATTCTAAGTTTCATACATGAAATCTAGGCCAATGAGCATATTGTCTCTCATACATCACCTTGGCACTTATTCTGGAGAAGACCAATATTCTTTAGGCCTGAGTTGATTGAGAAAAGCAGGCCTGAAATCTTGGCTTTTAAAGTAGTGGCTTCACGATGTCTGACATTAGTTCACTTGAAGATGGTTCGAAAATCATCATGAATATTGGAGTATTTCAGGAAACAAAACTCTAAAAGTTCTCCTATTAAGTATCTCAAACAAACTTGTACAGCTATTTCTAGCATACCTTTCCAACCTGTTGTAATCATTTCAAGAGTCACAATTTAGCATTTTAGGAGCAAGAATTAAGTTGTTCCTTTAGATGATCAACATGAAACTTTTCTTGTCACTGTCAGCTTAGGTCAGTCAGAATTAGGTTGTTGCTTTAGATGATCAACATGAAACCTTTTGTCACTATTGGCGTAGATCAATCACTTCACCCTAGATTTTCTATAGCACATAATTTCCTCATTAAGCAGAATACAGACCCCCATTTGCAGTGGGTTGAACTCTTCAGTTTTCAGTAGacaaatgagttgattttggCAGAAACATACATGGGAAAGCAACTGACTCACAGTTCCTATACTTTCAGAAATTACCAAAATATCGACCTTAGGTTGTGTGTATGACAAACTTGACAAAGTAAACAACAAACTTCTTTcaaggaaaagttccaaaatcaATTGGTAACTTGGTTCAGAAACTCACCAACTACATTTTATAATTTGTGCTTCAATAGTTAATTGAGCTTCATGGCTGAAACCTAGAAACTACCTTTTTGGGCCATCACTCAACACTCACACTCCAACGTCGTATGGATCACTTCTACTTATTATTCCAATTTTGTTTCTTCCTTGGACATAATTTGGCAATGACATTTAATTTTCTTAGACACACAATACTATATTGATCATGAAATCAAATCCCATTGAAGCAAGAACTAGAAAACATCAATTCTTCTCCCATCATATATTTCAACACCAACAAGATGAGGTTATAACTtcgaaaaaaaggaaacaaggaAACGAGAAAATTAAGAATGTTTTTTGAGCCAATAATGGCATCAAACCCCAATTACATAAGGCATCATCATGATACTTTTGAGAATTCCAATCCGTTTAGCCATTGAAGAGGAGGACAAGTGCACCTAGGGCCTGTCAGCTATGCAGTGACAAAGAACATATTGTGAGTAAGATGCAATTTTAAAGTCTTTGTGGTGAAACTTCAATAA is drawn from Coffea arabica cultivar ET-39 chromosome 1c, Coffea Arabica ET-39 HiFi, whole genome shotgun sequence and contains these coding sequences:
- the LOC140035158 gene encoding uncharacterized protein produces the protein MSDLGHGECFWFIVSVVGTAIGLSSIVVLREYSGYGMLILFICGYIYFGLLLCSFVIHRHAQQKCIGNLGKLVVDVIATSAAMALRQLLGFNLCTLFALVGFTMDLHTVAQSLHIAYDVSIWDIMLESIMQVVAYLMWENKHMVTVVLMLVGAVTLYRYASYSPPVMPVVDSQLLEKQLC